From a single Acidobacteriota bacterium genomic region:
- the nadA gene encoding quinolinate synthase NadA: MTSLAYTPEVAHRMAPVYERLQAVIPEVEWPIHAPYVAAIRELKKQRNAVVLAHNYQTPEIFHGVADLMGDSLALARQAAETDADVIVLCGVHFMAETAKILSPEKTVLIPDSRAGCSLAESITAADIRLLRERYPDAPVVTYVNTSAAVKAESDICCTSANAVEVVESLGVPRVIFLPDEYLGQYVATQTDVEVILWKGHCEVHERFTPEEIRSYRERFDQLTVLAHPECPPEVLAEADYVGSTSGMIQHVGECGSSRVVMITECSMSDNVAIHHPDVEFIRPCNLCPHMKRITLPKILRSLEELEDRVEVDPAVAEKARLAVERMLAVGRGQGR, from the coding sequence AGTGGCCGATCCACGCCCCCTACGTGGCCGCCATCCGCGAGCTCAAGAAGCAGCGCAATGCGGTGGTCCTGGCGCACAACTACCAGACCCCGGAGATCTTTCATGGGGTTGCCGACCTGATGGGTGACTCTTTGGCCCTGGCGCGCCAGGCGGCGGAGACGGATGCCGACGTGATCGTGCTCTGCGGCGTCCACTTCATGGCCGAGACGGCCAAGATCCTGAGTCCGGAAAAAACTGTCCTGATCCCCGATTCGAGGGCCGGCTGCTCCCTCGCCGAGTCGATCACGGCGGCCGATATCCGCCTGCTGCGGGAGCGCTATCCGGACGCCCCGGTGGTGACCTATGTCAATACCTCCGCGGCGGTGAAGGCGGAGTCGGACATTTGCTGCACCTCGGCCAACGCCGTCGAGGTGGTCGAATCCCTCGGCGTGCCGCGGGTGATCTTCCTGCCGGACGAGTATCTCGGTCAGTACGTCGCCACCCAGACGGACGTCGAGGTGATCCTCTGGAAAGGCCACTGCGAGGTGCACGAGCGCTTCACGCCGGAGGAGATCCGGTCCTATCGCGAGCGCTTCGATCAGCTCACCGTGCTGGCCCATCCGGAGTGTCCGCCGGAAGTGCTGGCGGAGGCCGACTACGTGGGCTCGACCTCGGGCATGATCCAGCACGTCGGCGAGTGCGGCTCGAGCCGGGTGGTGATGATCACCGAGTGCTCGATGAGCGACAACGTCGCGATCCATCATCCCGACGTCGAGTTCATTCGGCCGTGCAATCTCTGCCCGCACATGAAGCGCATCACGCTGCCCAAGATCCTGCGCTCCCTGGAGGAGCTCGAGGACCGGGTCGAGGTCGATCCGGCGGTGGCCGAAAAGGCTCGCCTGGCGGTCGAGCGGATGCTGGCCGTCGGTCGCGGGCAAGGGCGATGA
- the nadC gene encoding carboxylating nicotinate-nucleotide diphosphorylase: MSTAPALFSLQYEDLLRRCLREDLGRAGDLTTDAIVPTGTTAEGLVVARQAGRIAGLEASLTAFRLLDPAVEIEIRQRDGADAEAGTVLARLRGDGRALLAAERTALNLLGRLCGIATTTRDLVAVVQPHGARVACTRKTTPGLRLLEKRAVLLGGGSNHRFGLDDAVLIKDNHIVLAGGVQSAIERAKGAVGHLVKVEVEVDDLEQLAEALAVGVDAVLLDNMSPETLRRAVAMVDGRAITEASGGIRPETAAAIAATGVDLLSVGWLTHSAPALDVALDLVLGDP, encoded by the coding sequence ATGAGCACTGCCCCTGCGCTCTTTTCCCTGCAGTACGAAGATCTACTGCGGCGCTGCTTGCGCGAGGACCTGGGACGGGCTGGCGACCTGACGACGGACGCCATCGTGCCGACGGGGACGACGGCCGAAGGGCTGGTCGTGGCTCGCCAGGCGGGCCGTATCGCCGGCCTCGAGGCCAGCCTGACCGCTTTCCGCCTGCTCGATCCCGCAGTGGAGATCGAGATCCGCCAGCGGGATGGTGCCGACGCCGAGGCCGGCACCGTCCTGGCGCGGCTGCGCGGCGACGGCCGGGCGCTGTTGGCCGCCGAGCGCACCGCCCTCAATCTCCTCGGCCGTCTGTGCGGTATCGCCACCACCACTCGCGACCTGGTGGCGGTAGTGCAGCCGCACGGTGCTCGAGTGGCCTGCACCCGCAAGACCACGCCCGGTCTGCGGCTGCTCGAGAAGCGCGCCGTGCTCCTCGGAGGGGGCTCCAATCATCGCTTTGGTCTCGACGATGCGGTGCTGATCAAGGACAACCACATCGTGCTCGCCGGCGGCGTGCAATCCGCCATCGAGCGGGCGAAGGGCGCCGTCGGCCATCTGGTCAAGGTCGAGGTCGAGGTCGACGACCTCGAGCAACTCGCCGAGGCTCTGGCGGTGGGTGTCGACGCCGTCCTGCTCGACAACATGTCTCCGGAGACGCTGCGCCGAGCCGTGGCGATGGTCGATGGTCGAGCCATCACCGAGGCCTCCGGAGGGATTCGGCCGGAGACTGCGGCGGCGATTGCCGCCACCGGCGTCGATCTGCTGTCCGTTGGCTGGCTGACCCACAGCGCGCCGGCTCTCGATGTCGCACTCGATTTGGTTCTCGGCGATCCCTGA
- a CDS encoding L-aspartate oxidase, whose product MSGRLGRRHADVLVVGSGVAGLSVALGCAPRTVTVLTKARLGGDGSSAWAQGGVAAAVGQDDSPARHRDDTLAVGAGLGDAERVEILTREGPARIASLIALGARFDRSPSGALALGREAAHSRRRILHAGGDATGAELMRTLVSAVEETPRIRVVEHTMAIDLLVADGRVVGVRTMDPEGRLVDYDAAAVVLASGGYGQLYRWTTNPLEVTGDGLAMAARAGAVLVDLEFMQFHPTALAVPGGRESGPLPLLTEALRGEGAVLIDDRGERFMSTIHRAAELAPRDVVARAIGARLAAGRQVFLDPRQAIGDRLPERFPSAFRAASEAGLDPSQEPLPVVPAAHYAMGGLDVDVNGRTSLPGLWACGEVASTGVHGGNRLASNSLLEGLVFGARVAGDLGPRLMAVPAGAAGTSRRSGPGRDAPGVRSAVRDLAWEALGLRRSAAPLAAVGPRLAELEAELPALAESSFASLETRNLLTVGGLVAAAALARRESRGAHFREDFPEADSSWRRRQRWMLRRGGFEAAAAVPARTLARGRR is encoded by the coding sequence ATGAGCGGACGCCTCGGGCGGCGCCATGCGGATGTCCTGGTGGTGGGGTCCGGCGTCGCCGGTCTGAGCGTCGCCCTGGGATGTGCGCCGCGCACCGTGACCGTTCTCACCAAGGCCCGCCTCGGCGGCGACGGCTCGAGCGCCTGGGCGCAGGGTGGAGTGGCGGCGGCCGTCGGCCAGGACGACTCACCGGCCCGCCATCGGGATGACACCCTGGCCGTCGGAGCCGGTCTCGGAGATGCCGAGCGGGTCGAGATTCTGACCCGCGAAGGGCCGGCTCGCATCGCTTCCCTGATCGCCCTCGGCGCCCGGTTCGACCGTAGTCCGAGCGGCGCTCTGGCCCTCGGGCGGGAGGCGGCCCACAGCCGACGTCGGATTCTCCATGCCGGTGGTGACGCCACCGGAGCCGAGCTCATGCGGACCCTGGTCTCAGCGGTCGAGGAGACGCCTCGGATCCGCGTCGTCGAGCACACCATGGCCATCGATCTGTTGGTCGCCGACGGACGAGTAGTGGGGGTGCGCACGATGGATCCGGAAGGGCGCCTGGTGGACTACGACGCGGCGGCGGTGGTGCTGGCGAGTGGTGGCTACGGTCAGCTCTATCGTTGGACCACCAATCCCCTCGAGGTCACGGGCGATGGTTTGGCGATGGCGGCGCGCGCCGGCGCGGTGCTGGTCGACCTCGAGTTCATGCAGTTTCATCCCACCGCGCTGGCGGTGCCCGGCGGTCGGGAATCAGGTCCGCTGCCCCTCCTCACGGAGGCCCTGCGCGGTGAAGGGGCGGTGCTGATCGACGATCGCGGCGAACGCTTCATGAGTACGATCCACCGTGCTGCCGAGCTGGCGCCGCGGGACGTCGTGGCGCGCGCCATCGGGGCGCGGTTGGCGGCCGGTCGACAGGTGTTTCTCGATCCCCGGCAGGCGATCGGCGATCGCCTGCCGGAGCGCTTTCCGTCGGCCTTTCGGGCGGCGTCCGAGGCCGGTCTCGACCCATCACAGGAGCCACTGCCGGTGGTGCCGGCGGCTCACTACGCGATGGGGGGACTCGATGTCGACGTCAACGGTCGCACTTCCTTGCCCGGCCTTTGGGCTTGCGGCGAGGTGGCTTCGACCGGGGTCCACGGCGGCAACCGCCTGGCCAGTAACTCATTGCTCGAAGGGCTGGTGTTCGGAGCTCGGGTGGCGGGCGATCTCGGACCGCGCTTGATGGCGGTGCCGGCGGGCGCCGCCGGTACTTCCCGGCGGTCCGGTCCGGGCCGCGATGCGCCAGGAGTGCGGTCGGCTGTGCGCGATCTCGCCTGGGAGGCCCTGGGACTGCGCCGGAGCGCGGCTCCGCTGGCGGCCGTCGGGCCGCGTCTGGCCGAGCTCGAGGCCGAGCTGCCGGCGCTGGCGGAGAGCTCCTTCGCCAGCCTCGAGACACGCAATCTCCTCACCGTCGGAGGCTTGGTGGCCGCCGCCGCCTTGGCGCGCCGCGAGAGTCGCGGGGCCCATTTCCGCGAGGACTTCCCAGAAGCCGATTCGAGCTGGCGACGTCGCCAGCGCTGGATGTTGCGGCGGGGAGGGTTCGAAGCCGCCGCCGCGGTGCCCGCGCGCACCCTGGCCCGAGGTCGGCGATGA